In Hymenobacter sublimis, a single genomic region encodes these proteins:
- a CDS encoding dCTP deaminase domain-containing protein encodes MEPLERMLIIERSQRFPLTELIHNRLFVNTRGHIFQIMSFLNSTQLLGLLPTCISPYDPERIKSGAYELSMGDEYFTTNTETATKNVLAEKEQFVIEPGQFALLITKEIIFIPASNLGFISVKAGIKFRGLINVSGFHVDPGFHGRLKFSVYNAGSRAITLEEGQRLFPLWLSEFTEELTDDQVYAGQHQNQQGISSEDVSKIEGAVLSPAVLDKKIREVDSKVGQLDTAVRNKDANITKYGGIIIAILIAVGVKYILNEIDQYRWNQLQQNQLAITAKLEKAATRDSLRSHTLTVRLDSALNALSNAKANILQRNKIGNKQ; translated from the coding sequence ATGGAACCTTTAGAGCGGATGCTAATAATTGAACGCTCACAGCGCTTTCCACTGACTGAATTAATTCACAACCGCTTGTTCGTTAACACAAGGGGTCATATTTTTCAAATTATGAGTTTCTTGAATAGCACACAGTTACTTGGGCTGTTGCCGACATGCATAAGCCCTTACGATCCCGAACGAATTAAAAGTGGAGCCTATGAACTGTCAATGGGCGATGAGTATTTTACAACTAATACAGAAACGGCTACCAAAAACGTACTTGCTGAAAAAGAGCAGTTTGTCATTGAACCAGGTCAGTTCGCTTTGCTCATTACGAAAGAAATTATTTTCATCCCGGCATCCAATCTTGGGTTCATTTCTGTAAAGGCAGGCATTAAGTTTCGAGGTTTAATCAATGTATCTGGATTCCACGTCGACCCAGGATTTCACGGACGACTCAAGTTTTCAGTTTACAATGCAGGTAGCCGCGCTATTACTTTAGAAGAAGGCCAACGGTTATTCCCGTTGTGGCTAAGCGAATTCACAGAAGAATTAACCGATGACCAAGTGTACGCTGGTCAGCATCAGAATCAGCAGGGTATTTCCAGTGAAGATGTATCCAAGATTGAGGGGGCAGTACTGTCGCCAGCCGTTCTGGATAAAAAAATTCGCGAGGTCGATTCCAAGGTTGGGCAACTTGACACTGCTGTGCGCAACAAGGATGCGAATATCACCAAATACGGCGGTATCATTATAGCTATTTTGATAGCAGTTGGTGTCAAATACATCTTAAATGAAATCGACCAGTATCGTTGGAACCAACTCCAGCAGAATCAGTTAGCAATAACGGCCAAACTAGAGAAGGCCGCTACTCGTGATAGCCTGCGCAGCCATACGCTCACGGTTAGATTAGACAGCGCTCTAAATGCGCTAAGCAACGCTAAAGCCAACATATTACAAAGGAATAAGATTGGTAATAAGCAATAG
- a CDS encoding SLOG domain-containing protein, giving the protein MKKIFLSASVPDPQRDQRYHGTADVIAIREAVRALATLILPSAMLVWGGHPAITPLIRIIAEGLGLHTQSPVILYQSAFFEGSFPESNSAFETIIVTKRAQDKKESLALMRQQMLTDHIFDAGVFIGGMEGVEEEFELFKRYQPNVSVLPLATTGGAAKVIYDQQPGAFPAILGSQYSYLSLFRSHIPFLRGV; this is encoded by the coding sequence ATGAAAAAGATCTTTCTCTCCGCCAGTGTGCCAGACCCGCAGCGCGACCAGCGTTACCATGGCACTGCTGATGTAATTGCCATCCGGGAAGCTGTCCGGGCATTGGCCACGCTCATATTACCCAGTGCAATGCTGGTGTGGGGTGGCCATCCGGCCATTACTCCATTGATACGGATTATTGCAGAGGGGCTCGGCCTTCATACACAGTCTCCTGTTATCCTTTACCAGTCTGCTTTTTTCGAAGGGAGTTTTCCTGAGAGTAACTCGGCATTCGAAACTATCATCGTTACCAAGCGGGCGCAGGACAAAAAAGAGAGCCTCGCGCTAATGCGGCAACAGATGCTGACAGACCACATCTTCGATGCGGGCGTATTTATTGGCGGGATGGAAGGCGTAGAGGAAGAGTTCGAACTCTTTAAGCGCTATCAGCCTAACGTTTCCGTGCTGCCGCTGGCTACAACCGGTGGAGCAGCTAAGGTTATCTACGACCAGCAGCCCGGGGCATTCCCCGCCATACTCGGCAGTCAATATTCCTATTTATCGCTGTTTCGCAGTCACATACCTTTTCTGCGAGGTGTATAG
- a CDS encoding Nmad2 family putative nucleotide modification protein → MGRLYIYVVDRDLGFAPNPYHGFCSLATCKPSIRNTAQVGDWIVGVGGGRLKATGRCVYAMRVTDKITFNQYWTDPAYQDKRPVRNGSKKMMLGDNIYFLDQHQQWQQAPSHHSNVDGTMNVDNKDRDTQSSNVLLSTHFYYFGSAAVTIPISLLQGLGYQNGRGHRVFSLAQGRELIVWLENHTGAFNQIVADPFNFDKSAAHYSVKTNRLT, encoded by the coding sequence ATGGGCCGGTTGTATATCTATGTCGTGGATAGGGACTTGGGATTCGCACCTAATCCATATCACGGCTTCTGCAGCTTGGCTACCTGTAAGCCAAGCATCCGCAACACTGCACAGGTTGGCGATTGGATAGTAGGAGTTGGCGGCGGTCGACTGAAAGCTACTGGCCGGTGTGTATATGCGATGCGGGTGACAGATAAAATCACCTTTAATCAGTATTGGACAGACCCAGCGTATCAGGACAAAAGGCCCGTGCGCAATGGAAGCAAAAAGATGATGCTAGGCGACAATATTTATTTTCTCGATCAGCATCAGCAGTGGCAGCAAGCTCCATCGCATCACAGCAACGTAGATGGTACGATGAATGTGGACAATAAAGACCGCGATACGCAGTCTAGCAACGTGCTACTTTCTACTCACTTTTATTACTTTGGTAGTGCTGCCGTAACCATACCGATATCTTTACTGCAGGGACTAGGATATCAGAATGGTCGGGGACATCGTGTATTTTCACTAGCACAGGGCCGTGAATTGATAGTTTGGCTAGAAAACCATACTGGAGCATTTAACCAAATAGTGGCTGACCCTTTCAATTTTGACAAGAGTGCTGCCCACTATTCTGTGAAAACCAATCGCTTGACTTAG
- a CDS encoding nucleotide kinase domain-containing protein, giving the protein MYISRKKPEKSVLYDSYWHFAARRQEVFLKRLENPQGPWTNDPIINAYRFTNTFRALDRVSQYLIGVQAEQETPRDIFFHTILFKLFNKIDTYRYLERALGPLSAESFEVARYDELLTYRVSMGRTIYSGAYIMPSAGRAYGHKFKHSNHLALLAQMLDDRLDERVQACHSLEEVYALLLTYPSLGKFLAFQYAIDLNYSTLTDFSEMDFVVAGPGAINGIKKCFSSLGDYSYEDVIRLMAEEQETECVRLDLPSPSLYGRPLQLIDCQNLFCETDKYLRATNPEVVSAGGQKRIKQRFNASTEPLTYLFPPKWNINQAANSICQQQAIADIFS; this is encoded by the coding sequence ATGTATATCAGTCGCAAAAAGCCAGAGAAATCCGTTTTATATGACAGCTACTGGCATTTCGCGGCCAGACGGCAAGAGGTTTTTCTGAAGCGCCTCGAAAATCCGCAAGGACCTTGGACTAATGACCCGATAATAAATGCCTATCGATTCACCAATACTTTTCGCGCACTTGACCGAGTGTCGCAGTATCTCATTGGTGTGCAGGCAGAACAGGAGACTCCCCGCGATATTTTCTTTCATACGATTCTCTTCAAGCTTTTTAATAAGATTGATACTTACCGCTACTTGGAAAGGGCACTGGGACCACTCAGTGCCGAATCGTTTGAAGTGGCCCGCTATGATGAGTTGTTGACATACAGGGTGTCAATGGGGCGCACCATCTACTCAGGGGCGTATATCATGCCATCAGCTGGACGGGCTTACGGCCATAAGTTTAAGCATAGCAACCATTTGGCCCTTCTGGCGCAAATGCTCGATGATCGGTTAGACGAGCGAGTGCAGGCGTGCCACTCGCTGGAAGAAGTATATGCTCTGCTACTAACTTACCCCTCATTGGGCAAGTTCTTGGCTTTCCAGTACGCAATCGATTTAAACTATAGCACGCTGACGGATTTCTCCGAAATGGATTTCGTCGTAGCCGGCCCCGGTGCCATTAATGGCATTAAAAAGTGCTTCTCCTCGCTTGGCGATTACAGCTACGAGGATGTTATCCGGCTAATGGCTGAAGAACAAGAAACCGAGTGTGTACGGCTGGATCTGCCATCGCCAAGTTTGTACGGTAGGCCACTGCAACTTATTGACTGTCAAAACCTGTTCTGCGAAACGGATAAATACCTGCGTGCTACCAACCCGGAGGTAGTCAGTGCTGGCGGCCAAAAGCGGATTAAACAACGCTTTAATGCTAGCACGGAACCGCTCACCTACCTTTTTCCCCCTAAGTGGAACATTAATCAAGCCGCCAATTCTATATGCCAGCAGCAAGCAATCGCCGACATCTTTTCATAA
- a CDS encoding toll/interleukin-1 receptor domain-containing protein, producing MKIVPYQLVLLGERSSADMAAFKEDFLTRVSELGIDPSTHVKILYSDNLTSFQSSAPLVAVFFGSPGFLATEAEAAQRVVDTGFMIIPVVDSLDYYQTLVPECLYPVNGFALQTASGGVAAVTSAVLETLNLLRRTRKLFISYRRKESKVAAIQLYEHLDSCGFDVFLDTLSIRPGEPFQEVLWHKLSDTDVVILLDTPGYLQSRWTSEELAKASAMSIGIIQVIWPGHQPDPITSLCERLYLSSQDVTPDANEQLSFTDDAVAEIAKLAESLRARSLSARYYNLVGELKLSASELDIEVILQPQQFVIIKTPHKEIAAIPTVGVPEAMRYQEFSELLVAVHDSTSDGAVLLYDDNNLRKRWQEHLQWLDTHLPIKSVRIAHIKQWLTSL from the coding sequence ATGAAGATTGTACCTTATCAACTTGTGCTATTAGGGGAGCGAAGCTCCGCCGATATGGCTGCCTTCAAAGAGGATTTTCTCACTCGGGTGAGTGAATTAGGTATTGACCCTTCAACGCACGTCAAAATCCTTTACTCCGATAACCTAACGTCCTTTCAAAGTTCGGCGCCTCTTGTCGCCGTCTTTTTTGGCAGTCCGGGGTTTCTAGCAACTGAAGCTGAAGCGGCTCAACGGGTCGTGGATACAGGCTTTATGATTATTCCGGTCGTGGATAGCTTAGACTACTATCAGACCCTCGTGCCCGAATGCCTTTACCCAGTAAATGGATTCGCATTGCAAACTGCCTCTGGCGGCGTCGCGGCTGTTACCAGCGCCGTGCTGGAAACGCTTAACTTGCTACGTCGTACTAGAAAGTTATTTATCAGCTACCGGCGAAAAGAATCAAAGGTAGCTGCCATTCAGCTTTACGAACATCTGGATAGCTGCGGCTTCGATGTATTTCTAGATACGCTCAGTATTCGACCTGGCGAGCCGTTCCAAGAAGTGCTTTGGCATAAGTTGAGCGATACAGATGTGGTTATTCTACTGGACACTCCTGGCTATCTACAAAGCCGCTGGACGAGCGAGGAGTTAGCAAAAGCTTCCGCTATGTCTATTGGCATTATTCAGGTGATATGGCCGGGCCACCAACCTGACCCTATTACCTCGCTTTGTGAGCGGCTTTATCTGAGCAGCCAAGATGTGACCCCGGATGCTAACGAACAATTGTCCTTCACTGACGATGCCGTGGCAGAAATAGCTAAGCTTGCTGAATCATTGCGGGCTAGGTCCCTATCCGCTAGGTACTATAATCTTGTCGGCGAATTAAAGCTAAGCGCAAGTGAACTGGATATTGAGGTAATTCTTCAACCACAGCAGTTTGTGATCATTAAAACTCCTCACAAAGAGATTGCTGCTATCCCAACTGTTGGGGTACCAGAAGCAATGCGCTACCAAGAGTTTAGCGAACTCTTGGTAGCGGTTCACGACTCTACCAGCGATGGAGCTGTGCTTCTTTACGATGACAACAACCTGCGCAAGCGCTGGCAGGAACACTTGCAGTGGCTCGATACGCACTTGCCCATAAAATCTGTCCGCATCGCGCACATTAAGCAATGGTTGACCAGCCTATGA
- a CDS encoding TIR domain-containing protein gives MSGKGYDVRNSSVRMKPENQRRMDEKRVSEEAIQRILRIKITWASTVVVLIGKDTHSRPWVNWEIDQANAQGKRIVGVFARGGTEADIPPSLEKYSSAIVGWNTNSIMAAIDGNNEFQTSDGTPRVPPTTATSYAC, from the coding sequence ATGTCGGGTAAGGGCTATGACGTGCGCAACAGCTCTGTTCGCATGAAGCCCGAAAATCAGCGCCGAATGGATGAGAAGCGTGTGAGCGAGGAAGCCATCCAACGGATTTTACGTATCAAAATTACGTGGGCCAGTACGGTGGTCGTGCTCATTGGTAAGGACACGCACTCTAGACCCTGGGTTAATTGGGAAATCGACCAAGCCAATGCGCAGGGCAAGCGCATCGTCGGCGTATTCGCACGTGGTGGAACAGAAGCAGATATACCGCCGAGTCTGGAAAAATACAGCTCAGCTATTGTTGGCTGGAACACCAACAGCATTATGGCAGCAATTGACGGTAACAATGAGTTCCAAACGTCGGATGGCACCCCACGCGTACCTCCTACGACGGCCACTTCCTACGCCTGCTAA
- a CDS encoding nucleoside triphosphate pyrophosphohydrolase family protein has protein sequence MELDDYQIQAATTRQRYNSKDQENYLLGYLGLAGEAGSVLTTLKKLLRDGEGFGSFSTRLAEELGDVLWYVAAIASHNGLTLEEIAQRNLLKVTDRFQATDLTTLPRFDAEYAERFPDTFVINFVEEQQGPFLNVSMLWETESGSVALGDPLTDNSRLPNLYRYHDVFHLGHVAFLGWSPVTRHLMKLKRKSDLIVLDAEDRGRAQVAEEAVTLIIYNYAKGNKMLRRSDRVDTDLLNMVQQLVIDLEVAAVSSYQWEQTILSSYQVFHQVVEQKGGRVLVSPKERKLEYLGK, from the coding sequence ATGGAGCTAGACGATTACCAAATACAAGCTGCCACTACTAGGCAGCGCTACAATTCTAAAGACCAGGAGAACTACCTACTAGGTTACCTGGGGCTGGCCGGTGAGGCCGGCTCTGTTCTGACAACACTAAAAAAACTGTTGCGGGACGGTGAGGGCTTTGGCAGCTTTTCCACCCGGCTGGCGGAAGAACTCGGTGATGTACTCTGGTACGTGGCGGCTATTGCCTCTCATAACGGGCTGACCTTAGAAGAAATCGCTCAACGAAACCTGTTGAAGGTTACGGATAGGTTTCAAGCAACTGACCTAACAACCCTACCTCGATTCGATGCCGAATACGCTGAGCGTTTTCCAGACACTTTTGTGATAAATTTTGTTGAGGAGCAGCAGGGGCCATTTCTAAACGTAAGCATGTTATGGGAAACTGAGTCGGGCTCTGTGGCACTCGGTGACCCACTAACGGACAATTCCCGGCTTCCTAACTTGTACCGCTACCATGACGTGTTTCATTTAGGACACGTAGCTTTTCTAGGCTGGTCACCAGTAACGCGCCACCTAATGAAGCTCAAACGCAAAAGCGACCTCATCGTGCTGGATGCAGAGGACCGGGGGCGGGCTCAGGTGGCAGAAGAGGCCGTAACGCTCATTATCTATAACTATGCGAAGGGCAACAAGATGCTGCGCAGGAGCGACCGTGTTGATACCGATTTACTCAACATGGTGCAGCAACTAGTAATTGACTTGGAAGTTGCTGCGGTCAGCTCGTACCAGTGGGAACAAACTATACTTTCCTCCTACCAAGTATTCCATCAAGTGGTAGAGCAGAAGGGCGGCCGTGTACTCGTGTCGCCTAAGGAACGAAAGCTTGAATATCTCGGAAAGTAA